The Clostridium sporogenes region TAATATTTTTGATAGAGAAATTAAAATACCTATTTTAGCATGATCAAAAGTAAGTCCGCCCTGTAGATATGCTATAAAAGGATCTCTTATAGGTGCATCTGCAGATAATTCTATGGAAGACCCTTGAATAAATGCTCCTGCAGCCATAATTACTTGATCTTTATAGCCAGGCATATCCCAAGGCTCACAAGAAACAAAGGAATCTACAGGAGAACCTTGCTGTATTCCCTTACAAAAATTTATAAGTTTTTCTTTATCATTAAACTTAATAGCTTGAATTATATCACTTCTATCATCATTATATTTTGGAAGTACCTCAAAACCAGCTAATTCCATTATCCTTGAACAGAATACCGCTCCTTTAACAGCTTCCATAGATATATGTGGTGCTAAAAATAGTCCTTGATACATTTGTCTAACTACTCCAAAGGTAGAACCACATTCTCCTCCTATGCCAGGAGTGGTTAATCTATAGGCAGCTTGAGTTACATATTTTTCCCTGCCAGCTATATATCCACCAGTAGGGGCTATTCCTCCACCTATATTTTTTATTAGGGATCCCGCTACTAAATCTGCACCTACATCTGTTGGTTCTTTAGTATCTATAAATTCACCATAACAGTTATCTACAAAACATATAACTTCTTTTTTAATGGATTTTACAAAGGAAATTAGTTTTTCTATTTCAGGTATAAGGAGAGCTTTTCTCCATCCATAACCTGTTGAACGTTGAATATGTATAAGTTTTATTGAAGTATCCTCTTTTAGTATCTTTTCTATTTCTTCATAGTTTATAGAATGATCTTCTTTTAAATTTACTTGTTTATATTTAACTCCAAAATCTTTTAAAGAACCTATGTTCTCTTCCCCTTCTATACCTATTATATTGTGTAATGTATCATAGGGTTTTCCACATACGGATAACATAGTATCCCTTGGTCTCAAATTTCCAAATAGAGCAGCTCCAATAGCGTGAGTGCCATTTACAAAATGTGGTCTTACTAAAGCACTTTCTGTGTTAAATATTCTAGCATAAACTCTATCTAAGGTATCTCTTCCTATATCTCCATAGCCATAACCTGTAGAATTTGTGAAATGAGATTCACTAACTCTTTCTTCCTGAAGAGCATTTAAAACTTTTAATTGATTAAATTCTCTTATTTCATCATATTTTTGGAACTCATCTTTAATATCTTCTATAGCCTTTTCATATAAATCTAAAGTTTTAGGATTTATGTCATATATGTTTTTTAGAGTATCTTTTGTTATATGTAGCATTTCTATTTCCATCCTCCTCTATATGTAAGAAAAATAATAAGTATGTATTATTATCTAACATTGTATATATTAACATATAAAAAAAGAATAGGCAATTAACCTATTCTTTATCTTTATAATCATCTCCGTTAGGATTTTGTACAAATAATAAGGGTTTTGCTGGATTAATTGTAGATATAGCATGTTTGTATATCATCATTTGTTTACCATCTGAATCTAATATTACTGTAAAGTTATCAAAGCCTTTAACAAATCCTTTTAATTGAAATCCATTTGTTAAGTATATGGTAACAGGAATTCTATTTTTTCTAGCACCATTTAAAAATATATCTTGTAGATTATTAACAACTTTAGTCATATAACCTTTCCCTCCTAAAAAAATTACAAATAATTAGAAACTTATTCTTATATAATTCTATAAATAAATTAAAAATCCTTTTAATTTTATTTATATTTTACCATTTTTATAATTTTATCTACTATTTCCTCCTCAGATCTATATTTATCTTTATCTATCCATATAGATCTTTTATCTTTTCTAAACCAAGTTAGTTGTCTTTTAGCATAATTTCTGCTTCCCTTTTTTATTAAATAAATAGCTTCATCTAGTGAAATATCACCTTTTAAATAGAATAGAATTTCTTTATAACCTATACCTTTCATAGATTGCATATCTGGAGTATATCCCATAGATTCTAATTTTTTTACTTCTTCTATTAAGCCTTTATCCATCATTATATCCACTCTTTTGTTAATTCTTTCATATAGTACTTCTCTATTCATATTTAAAACAAAGTAGTTTACGTTATAAGGTATATCATATAATTTTTTTTCGTTTTCTTTTGTATATTCACTTATAGATTTACCTGTAATTTTGTAAACTTCTAAGGCTCTAACTACTCTTTTAAAATCGTTAGGATATAATTTTTCGTAAGACTCTTTATCTATATCTTTTAGCAGGCTATGAACATATTCTTTTCCTTTATCTTCTGATAATTTATTAAGATATTCTCTATAATTTTCGTCTCTATCGGCATCTGTAAAATCATAATTGTAGATTAAAGAGTTAATATATAAACCTGTGCCTCCTGCTATTATAGGGAGTTTTCCCCTGGTCCATATATCTTTTATACATTTTTCTGCTAAAGTTTTAAAGGAAGCTACATTAAATTCTTCATGAGGTGCTACTACATCTATAAGATGATGAGGTATATCCTTCATTTCCTCTTTGGTTATTTTAGCTGAACCTATATCCATGTATTTATAAATTTGCATAGAGTCAGCGGATATTATTTCTCCATTTAGTTTTTTTGCAAGTTTTATAGATATATCTGTTTTTCCTACTGCTGTAGGACCTGCAAGTATTAATAAGTTTATCATTTTTACTTATCCCCCTTATTGTATTCTTTTAAATTTTTTTTCTAAATCTTTTAATGTAAATTTAATCATAGTAGGTCTTCCATGGGGACAAGTGTATGGATTATCTAATATAAGCATATCTTCTATTAATTTTTTTATTTCCTCCTCTTTCAAGGTGTCATTAGCCTTAACTGCAGATTTACATGCTAGTGTAGCAATGGCATTATATTTTATTGTAGAAGTTTCTTTAGATTTCATATTTTTTAAGTTATAAAGTATATCCATAAAGAGATTTTCTACATTAGGTTTACCTAAAATTAAGGGTACTTCTTTTATATTTATAGTGCATTCTCCAAAAACCTCCACTGAAAAACCTGAGTTTTTAAAAATATCTTTATTTTCTTCATATATGTTAAATTCATCTTCTGATAATTCTATAACTACAGGAGATAATAAAATTTGGCTTATTACATATCCTTTTTCTATCTCGGATTTAAATTTTTCAAATAGCACCTTTTCATGAGCTGCATGCTGATCTATTATATAAAGTTCTTTATCCTTTTCTATTAATATATATGTATTATTAAACTGTCCTATTATTTTCAGATCTATATAAAAATTAGTAGGCTTATTTTCTTTAATATTTATAGATGAGGACGTTATATAATTCTCATTTAGATATAAGGTATTTGGGTTCTTATTATCTTGCTTTGATGAACTTTCTTCTTTGTTATTATTTGAATTTAAGTATTCAGTATTATTTTTGTTATAGTATATTTCATCTTGTTTATAAATAGAAGAATTATTATTAACTTCAAATATATTTTTTTCTTCAATGTTTTCATTTTTAGTAGGTTCTATATTATTAGGTTTAGTTGAATTATTTATATTATTACCAAAAATATGAATTTTATTATTGTTATTTAAATCTATTGGTATTTGTACTTCTTCTTTTTCTGTTTTTATAGTTTCACCTATAGATTTTTCAGAATCATATATATTAATATCTTCTTTATTGAAGAAATTTGTAAATGATTCTTTTAATTCTTCTTTTATAGCTTCATGAACTGAATCAAATATAGCCTTAAACATAGCCCTCTCATCTTTAAATTTAACTTCTGATTTAGTAGGATGTACATTTACATCAATATATTCTGGGAAAATATCTATAAATATTACAAAGAAAGGGTAGCTATTTACTGTTAAAAAAGATTTAAAAGCATTTTCTACTGCAGCAGTTATAAATTTACTTTTAACATACCGCTTATTTACAAATATACTTTGATTTGTTCTGCTTTTACGGCTTATTTCAGGTTTCCCTATAAATCCATATACAGATATTATATCCTTATGGCTTTCAAAGTTTATAAGATTTTCACTGATTGTTTTATTGTATACACATCGTATAGAATCCTTTAGATTTCCAGTACCGTAACTTTTTATACTTTGCTTTCCTTTGTTTATTAAATTAAAAGATATATCTGGATGAGCTAATATAAACCTATTTACTATATCTGATATAGCAGTGCTATCGCTTCTTGTACTTTTCAAAAATTTAAGTCTTGCGGGTACATTATAAAATAAATCAGAAACCTCTATAGTTGTACCAACATTGCAACCTGTATCCTTTAAGTATTCTATTTTGCCACCTTCTATATATATTTCTTTACCAAAATTGTAGGAAGCAACTCTACTTTTAAGTTTAGTTTTTGATACGGAGGAAATACTAGCTAGTGCTTCTCCTCTAAAGCCCATAGTACTTATTTTATATATATCTTCTATGGAATTTATTTTACTTGTAGCATGAGGGAGAAAAGCATTTTTTATATCAATAGGATAAATACCTTCTCCATCATCTATTATTTTTATAAATTTCTGTCCCCCATCTTCTATTTCTATGGTTATATTTTTCGCATTGGCGTCTATACTATTTTCTACTAATTCTTTTACTACAGAAAAGGGCCTTTCTATAACTTCTCCTGCAGCTATTTTATTTGTAGTTTCTAAATCTAATAAATTTATTTTCCTCATTTAAATCACCACATAGCTTATATTTTATTATATAGATTAGTACCACTTATAAGTGGTACTAGGTTAGTAAAAATCTAAAGATCATGAGATTCTTGTATGTACTAATATATAGTTTTTTAAAATATAATAATACAACTATCCTTTAATCTATATCTTTTGTTTTATTTATTATATCATATAGTTTATTAAAACCTTCCATTGGAGTCATATTAAGTATATCTATATTTTTAATTTCTTCAATTACTTTATCTTTTTTTATATATTCAAAATTTATTTGAAAAGAATCCATTGCTACTTCTTTTTTTATAGACTTTTCATCATTTTTTTTATAGTTCATTTGTTTTTTATTACAAGAAGGATTCTCTTTAGTACTCTCATCCTCTATTATAGTAGTGATATTAGTTTCAGATAAAGTATCATGTTGTATTCCACTTTCAAGATTATTTTTAGTACTTAAAGTATCCCTTGATGCTTCTATATAATCTTTATTTTTATATTCTTTAGAAGGAGCAATATTAAGGGAGTTTTCTTCATTACTACCTTCAATATGTTGTAATATTTCCTTAGCTCTATTTATCACGGGAGAAGGTAATCCAGCTAGTTTAGCAACTTCTATACCGTAGGATTGATCTGCTCCTCCTCTTATTATTTTTCTTAAAAACACTATTTCATTTTCTAATTCTGATACAGATACAGAATAATTTTTAACACCCTCAATATTATCTTCAAGTTTTGTAAGTTCATGATAGTGAGTCGCAAATAGAGTTTTGCATCTTAAATTTTTATTATTACATATATATTCTATAACAGACCAGGCTATGCTTAAGCCATCGTAGGTGCTGGTTCCTCTGCCTACTTCATCTAAAAGCACCAAACTTTTTGAGGTAGCATTTTTTAGTATATTAGAAACTTCCCACATCTCTACCATGAAAGTACTTTTACCTGCAGCTAAATCATCTGAGGCGCCTATTCTTGTAAATATCTTATCACATATAGAAATATTAGCCTTCTTAGCAGGAACAAAGCTACCTATTTGGGCCATAAGTGTAATTAAGGCTACCTGTCTCATATAAGTAGATTTCCCTGCCATATTAGGACCAGTTATTAATATAAGTTGATTCTCTTTTGTATCTATTAAGCTATCATTAGATATAAATTCACCTTTAGGTATAACTTTTTCTACTACAGGATGTCTTCCCTCTTGTATAAGAATTTCATCTTTAGCATTTATGTTAGGCTTTATATAATTATTTTCTAAGGCTACAGTAGCTAATGAGCATAAGCAATCTATATCAGATATTATTCTTGCAGTTTTTTGCATTCTATCTATATTTTCTTCTATAAAATCTCTTATTTTAGTAAAAAGTTTATATT contains the following coding sequences:
- a CDS encoding aminotransferase class I/II-fold pyridoxal phosphate-dependent enzyme, translated to MLHITKDTLKNIYDINPKTLDLYEKAIEDIKDEFQKYDEIREFNQLKVLNALQEERVSESHFTNSTGYGYGDIGRDTLDRVYARIFNTESALVRPHFVNGTHAIGAALFGNLRPRDTMLSVCGKPYDTLHNIIGIEGEENIGSLKDFGVKYKQVNLKEDHSINYEEIEKILKEDTSIKLIHIQRSTGYGWRKALLIPEIEKLISFVKSIKKEVICFVDNCYGEFIDTKEPTDVGADLVAGSLIKNIGGGIAPTGGYIAGREKYVTQAAYRLTTPGIGGECGSTFGVVRQMYQGLFLAPHISMEAVKGAVFCSRIMELAGFEVLPKYNDDRSDIIQAIKFNDKEKLINFCKGIQQGSPVDSFVSCEPWDMPGYKDQVIMAAGAFIQGSSIELSADAPIRDPFIAYLQGGLTFDHAKIGILISLSKILK
- the hfq gene encoding RNA chaperone Hfq translates to MTKVVNNLQDIFLNGARKNRIPVTIYLTNGFQLKGFVKGFDNFTVILDSDGKQMMIYKHAISTINPAKPLLFVQNPNGDDYKDKE
- the miaA gene encoding tRNA (adenosine(37)-N6)-dimethylallyltransferase MiaA, yielding MINLLILAGPTAVGKTDISIKLAKKLNGEIISADSMQIYKYMDIGSAKITKEEMKDIPHHLIDVVAPHEEFNVASFKTLAEKCIKDIWTRGKLPIIAGGTGLYINSLIYNYDFTDADRDENYREYLNKLSEDKGKEYVHSLLKDIDKESYEKLYPNDFKRVVRALEVYKITGKSISEYTKENEKKLYDIPYNVNYFVLNMNREVLYERINKRVDIMMDKGLIEEVKKLESMGYTPDMQSMKGIGYKEILFYLKGDISLDEAIYLIKKGSRNYAKRQLTWFRKDKRSIWIDKDKYRSEEEIVDKIIKMVKYK
- the mutL gene encoding DNA mismatch repair endonuclease MutL encodes the protein MRKINLLDLETTNKIAAGEVIERPFSVVKELVENSIDANAKNITIEIEDGGQKFIKIIDDGEGIYPIDIKNAFLPHATSKINSIEDIYKISTMGFRGEALASISSVSKTKLKSRVASYNFGKEIYIEGGKIEYLKDTGCNVGTTIEVSDLFYNVPARLKFLKSTRSDSTAISDIVNRFILAHPDISFNLINKGKQSIKSYGTGNLKDSIRCVYNKTISENLINFESHKDIISVYGFIGKPEISRKSRTNQSIFVNKRYVKSKFITAAVENAFKSFLTVNSYPFFVIFIDIFPEYIDVNVHPTKSEVKFKDERAMFKAIFDSVHEAIKEELKESFTNFFNKEDINIYDSEKSIGETIKTEKEEVQIPIDLNNNNKIHIFGNNINNSTKPNNIEPTKNENIEEKNIFEVNNNSSIYKQDEIYYNKNNTEYLNSNNNKEESSSKQDNKNPNTLYLNENYITSSSINIKENKPTNFYIDLKIIGQFNNTYILIEKDKELYIIDQHAAHEKVLFEKFKSEIEKGYVISQILLSPVVIELSEDEFNIYEENKDIFKNSGFSVEVFGECTINIKEVPLILGKPNVENLFMDILYNLKNMKSKETSTIKYNAIATLACKSAVKANDTLKEEEIKKLIEDMLILDNPYTCPHGRPTMIKFTLKDLEKKFKRIQ